The Choristoneura fumiferana chromosome 10, NRCan_CFum_1, whole genome shotgun sequence genome has a segment encoding these proteins:
- the LOC141432230 gene encoding uncharacterized protein, which translates to MEEVMNVLKKIQKELDEQKNTILKNGERVTENVTQNINCILEEKFKILDEKYENLKEKQDNQEKRLNFLEKQIRKNNIVFFGLEETETSYSNLEKIMINFVKERFSWDLDRRDIQEIKRIGKKGDRPRPIIVTFSTFGTKINILKRSSSLKDTVYYITEDYPQHILEKRKELQEQARIEKEKGKSVIIKYDKLIIRDKRNTKNMNKRSLPTSPEGKPAGRDENRTNANKKNKIHNKDTQPPIRRSSSLSEGILKPGILNYLTGNPNSGSGSQENNSDQI; encoded by the coding sequence ATGGAAGAAGTTATGAATGTACTAAAAAAGATCCAAAAGGAACTGGACGAACAAAAAAATACGATTCTAAAAAACGGAGAAAGAGTTACCGAAAATGTGACCCAAAATATTAACTGCATTTTAGAAGAAAAGTTTAAAATACTGGACGAAAAATACGAAAACCTTAAGGAAAAACAAGACAATCAAGAGAAAAGGCTCAATTTTCTAGAAAAACAGATAAGAAAGAATAACATTGTCTTTTTTGGATTGGAAGAAACCGAAACCTCATATTCAAACCTAGAAAAAATTATGATCAACTTTGTAAAAGAGCGCTTCTCTTGGGACCTGGATCGTAGAGATATACAAGAAATCAAAAGAATAGGGAAAAAAGGGGATAGACCTAGACCAATAATAGTTACCTTTTCCACATTCGgcacaaaaataaacattctCAAAAGGAGCAGTTCGTTAAAAGATACCGTGTACTACATTACAGAAGATTATCCACAACACATACTGGAAAAGAGGAAAGAACTACAGGAGCAAGCACGAATCGAGAAAGAGAAAGGAAAatcagtaataataaaatatgacaaATTAATAATACGAGATAAAAGGAACACAAAAAACATGAATAAAAGATCGCTCCCAACGTCCCCTGAGGGCAAGCCTGCCGGACGCGATGAAAATAGAACCAACgctaataagaaaaataaaatccaTAATAAGGATACCCAGCCACCAATTAGGAGATCTTCCAGCCTGTCAGAAGGGATCCTAAAGCCAGGGATCCTGAACTATTTGACTGGAAACCCAAATAGCGGGTCGGGAAGTCAGGAAAA